One genomic segment of Ipomoea triloba cultivar NCNSP0323 chromosome 9, ASM357664v1 includes these proteins:
- the LOC116028987 gene encoding soluble inorganic pyrophosphatase 4-like isoform X1, producing MEFPTMVPPIETPNKAPKAIMSSHPPLNERILSSMTRRSVAAHPWHDLEIGPEAPKVFNVVIEISKGGKVKYELDKKTGLIKVDRVLYSSVVYPHNYGFIPRTICEDSDPMDVLVIMQEPILPGCFLRARAIGLMPMIDQVNSDPLKFNSINLKQYLTVVEIQGEKDDKIIAVCADDPEYRHYTDIKELPPHRLAEIRRFFEDYKKNENKEVAVNDFLPASDAYEAIQHSMNLYADYVVESLRR from the exons ATGGAG TTTCCAACTATGGTTCCACCTATTGAAACACCAAACAAAGCTCCCAAGGCCATTATGTCCTCCCATCCGCCACTTAATGAAAGGATACTATCTTCCATGACTCGGAGATCAGTTGCTGCCCATCCTTGGCATGATCTTGAGATAG GGCCTGAAGCTCCAAAGGTTTTCAATGTG GTAATTGAGATCAGCAAGGGGGGTAAGGTGAAGTATGAACTGGATAAGAAGACTGGACTTATCAAG GTTGATCGTGTGCTTTACTCATCAGTTGTCTATCCCCATAACTATGGTTTCATCCCTCGTACTATTTGTGAAGACAGTGACCCTATGGATGTTTTAGTTATCATGCAG GAACCTATCCTCCCAGGCTGCTTTCTCCGGGCCAGAGCAATTGGTCTTATGCCCATGATTGATCAGGTAAATAGCGATCcattaaaatttaattctaTAAACCTAAAGCAATATTTAACAGTAGTTGAAATTCAGGGAGAAAAAGATGACAAGATAATTGCAGTGTGTGCTGATGACCCTGAGTACAGACACTACACAGACATCAAGGAGCTTCCACCACATCGTTTGGCTGAGATCCGCCGCTTCTTTGAGGATT ACAAGAAGAATGAGAACAAGGAAGTTGCAGTTAATGACTTTCTACCAGCATCTGATGCTTATGAAGCCATCCAGCATTCCAT GAACCTCTATGCGGATTATGTTGTGGAAAGCCTGAGGCGATAG
- the LOC116028987 gene encoding soluble inorganic pyrophosphatase 4-like isoform X3 translates to MEFPTMVPPIETPNKAPKAIMSSHPPLNERILSSMTRRSVAAHPWHDLEIGPEAPKVFNVVIEISKGGKVKYELDKKTGLIKVDRVLYSSVVYPHNYGFIPRTICEDSDPMDVLVIMQEPILPGCFLRARAIGLMPMIDQGEKDDKIIAVCADDPEYRHYTDIKELPPHRLAEIRRFFEDYKKNENKEVAVNDFLPASDAYEAIQHSMNLYADYVVESLRR, encoded by the exons ATGGAG TTTCCAACTATGGTTCCACCTATTGAAACACCAAACAAAGCTCCCAAGGCCATTATGTCCTCCCATCCGCCACTTAATGAAAGGATACTATCTTCCATGACTCGGAGATCAGTTGCTGCCCATCCTTGGCATGATCTTGAGATAG GGCCTGAAGCTCCAAAGGTTTTCAATGTG GTAATTGAGATCAGCAAGGGGGGTAAGGTGAAGTATGAACTGGATAAGAAGACTGGACTTATCAAG GTTGATCGTGTGCTTTACTCATCAGTTGTCTATCCCCATAACTATGGTTTCATCCCTCGTACTATTTGTGAAGACAGTGACCCTATGGATGTTTTAGTTATCATGCAG GAACCTATCCTCCCAGGCTGCTTTCTCCGGGCCAGAGCAATTGGTCTTATGCCCATGATTGATCAG GGAGAAAAAGATGACAAGATAATTGCAGTGTGTGCTGATGACCCTGAGTACAGACACTACACAGACATCAAGGAGCTTCCACCACATCGTTTGGCTGAGATCCGCCGCTTCTTTGAGGATT ACAAGAAGAATGAGAACAAGGAAGTTGCAGTTAATGACTTTCTACCAGCATCTGATGCTTATGAAGCCATCCAGCATTCCAT GAACCTCTATGCGGATTATGTTGTGGAAAGCCTGAGGCGATAG
- the LOC116028987 gene encoding soluble inorganic pyrophosphatase 4-like isoform X2 has translation MVPPIETPNKAPKAIMSSHPPLNERILSSMTRRSVAAHPWHDLEIGPEAPKVFNVVIEISKGGKVKYELDKKTGLIKVDRVLYSSVVYPHNYGFIPRTICEDSDPMDVLVIMQEPILPGCFLRARAIGLMPMIDQVNSDPLKFNSINLKQYLTVVEIQGEKDDKIIAVCADDPEYRHYTDIKELPPHRLAEIRRFFEDYKKNENKEVAVNDFLPASDAYEAIQHSMNLYADYVVESLRR, from the exons ATGGTTCCACCTATTGAAACACCAAACAAAGCTCCCAAGGCCATTATGTCCTCCCATCCGCCACTTAATGAAAGGATACTATCTTCCATGACTCGGAGATCAGTTGCTGCCCATCCTTGGCATGATCTTGAGATAG GGCCTGAAGCTCCAAAGGTTTTCAATGTG GTAATTGAGATCAGCAAGGGGGGTAAGGTGAAGTATGAACTGGATAAGAAGACTGGACTTATCAAG GTTGATCGTGTGCTTTACTCATCAGTTGTCTATCCCCATAACTATGGTTTCATCCCTCGTACTATTTGTGAAGACAGTGACCCTATGGATGTTTTAGTTATCATGCAG GAACCTATCCTCCCAGGCTGCTTTCTCCGGGCCAGAGCAATTGGTCTTATGCCCATGATTGATCAGGTAAATAGCGATCcattaaaatttaattctaTAAACCTAAAGCAATATTTAACAGTAGTTGAAATTCAGGGAGAAAAAGATGACAAGATAATTGCAGTGTGTGCTGATGACCCTGAGTACAGACACTACACAGACATCAAGGAGCTTCCACCACATCGTTTGGCTGAGATCCGCCGCTTCTTTGAGGATT ACAAGAAGAATGAGAACAAGGAAGTTGCAGTTAATGACTTTCTACCAGCATCTGATGCTTATGAAGCCATCCAGCATTCCAT GAACCTCTATGCGGATTATGTTGTGGAAAGCCTGAGGCGATAG